From the genome of Segatella hominis, one region includes:
- a CDS encoding RagB/SusD family nutrient uptake outer membrane protein: MKTKILFMAAASSMMLGLTSCSDFLEEENKVGETAGLAYKTPAGLEGLVANCYTFARGWYGKEAGLGLSEMGTDLFYYGYDNKQKSLCSYNFNAAALENNVADNPCLDNYWELFYSATDVCNNAIKYVNDANFLGEDLKNRYLGEALFLRAFYYFHMVNTWGAIPYNSEPVTAQNFNPTRMPENEVFGKVLDDLDESIAKFEAAGYKTKADGRANYWAAKALRSRVLLYAASWLGGQLGQTVKGGNYDGKDKNALYTAAQADAEAVIGASDYASLDNNYKHVWTMANESYNTNQEALFGVTYSQDIKTNANCIPYRYRLEGGSPMQYNSLITRTGYTRGGNAMLLMFVSMWNNGANDLGGNGQKDTQVFWRIAAGKTTIKSKSTGKNVECGAAYSPYGRGFTRYLPSLHLWNLLEKHKTTDQRSEATLLDHYDIASPDLAKNSKNYPELQDTAIYYCPMDGDSPEGQAMQAWAKNRYRIQFMAGGDIPVYTSMDEATAKPTEAAVPTSKVYGDNRYNLYKIAGWCSFPGIKKFLDDVYDPNYPTHDISSRDAIVMRIPEMYLIKAECQLALGDGGAAMATINQLRQARAIEGKDNTLSGNATIDTILEERAVEFCGEQMRWFDLKRTGKLYEYVQKYNAQAADNLKADVSKHYLYRPIPQNEIDAVQNFTTEVNSTTGFWQNPGY, translated from the coding sequence ATGAAAACAAAGATATTATTCATGGCAGCGGCATCTTCTATGATGTTGGGACTTACCTCTTGTTCTGATTTTCTGGAAGAAGAGAATAAAGTGGGTGAAACTGCCGGTTTGGCATATAAAACTCCTGCTGGTCTGGAAGGTCTTGTAGCAAACTGCTACACCTTTGCCCGTGGCTGGTATGGTAAGGAAGCAGGTTTAGGTTTAAGTGAAATGGGTACCGACCTCTTCTATTATGGTTATGATAACAAGCAGAAGAGCCTTTGCTCTTACAATTTCAATGCAGCAGCATTGGAAAACAATGTGGCAGATAACCCTTGTCTTGATAACTATTGGGAACTTTTCTATAGTGCTACAGATGTCTGCAACAATGCCATCAAGTATGTGAATGATGCAAACTTCTTGGGTGAGGATCTGAAGAACCGTTATCTGGGTGAGGCTCTTTTCCTGAGAGCTTTCTATTATTTCCACATGGTTAACACCTGGGGAGCTATCCCATATAATTCAGAACCAGTAACAGCTCAGAATTTCAATCCTACCAGAATGCCAGAGAATGAAGTGTTCGGTAAGGTATTGGACGATTTGGATGAATCTATCGCTAAGTTTGAGGCTGCAGGTTACAAGACCAAGGCTGATGGACGTGCCAACTATTGGGCAGCTAAGGCTTTGAGATCAAGAGTATTGCTTTATGCAGCATCCTGGTTGGGTGGTCAGTTAGGTCAGACCGTCAAGGGTGGCAATTATGATGGTAAAGACAAGAATGCTCTCTATACAGCTGCTCAGGCAGATGCAGAGGCTGTTATTGGTGCAAGCGATTATGCAAGTCTTGACAATAACTACAAGCATGTATGGACGATGGCTAATGAGAGCTATAATACCAATCAGGAGGCGCTCTTCGGTGTAACCTATTCTCAGGACATCAAGACCAATGCCAACTGCATTCCTTACCGTTATCGTTTGGAAGGTGGTAGCCCAATGCAGTACAATAGTTTGATTACCCGTACGGGTTATACTCGTGGTGGTAATGCCATGTTGTTGATGTTTGTTTCTATGTGGAACAATGGCGCTAACGACTTGGGTGGCAATGGTCAGAAAGACACACAGGTGTTCTGGCGTATAGCTGCTGGCAAGACAACCATCAAGAGTAAATCAACTGGTAAGAATGTAGAATGTGGCGCAGCTTATTCTCCATACGGACGTGGATTCACCCGCTACTTGCCTTCATTGCACTTGTGGAACCTGTTGGAGAAGCATAAGACAACCGATCAGCGTTCAGAAGCAACTTTGCTTGATCACTATGATATAGCTTCACCTGATTTGGCTAAGAATTCAAAGAATTATCCAGAGTTGCAGGATACCGCTATTTACTATTGTCCAATGGATGGTGATTCTCCAGAGGGACAGGCTATGCAGGCTTGGGCAAAGAACAGATACCGTATCCAGTTTATGGCAGGTGGTGACATCCCTGTTTACACATCTATGGATGAGGCTACAGCCAAGCCAACAGAAGCAGCCGTGCCAACCTCAAAGGTTTATGGTGATAATCGTTACAACCTGTATAAGATTGCTGGTTGGTGCTCATTCCCTGGCATCAAGAAGTTCTTGGATGATGTTTATGATCCAAACTACCCAACTCATGACATCTCCAGCCGTGATGCCATCGTGATGCGTATCCCAGAGATGTATCTCATCAAGGCAGAATGTCAGTTGGCTCTCGGTGATGGTGGTGCAGCCATGGCAACTATCAACCAGCTCCGTCAGGCGCGTGCTATCGAGGGTAAGGATAATACCTTGAGTGGTAATGCAACTATCGATACCATCCTTGAGGAGCGTGCAGTAGAGTTCTGCGGTGAGCAGATGCGCTGGTTTGATTTGAAGCGTACAGGTAAGCTTTACGAGTACGTACAGAAGTATAATGCACAGGCAGCTGACAACCTGAAGGCTGATGTCAGCAAGCATTATCTCTATCGTCCAATCCCACAGAATGAGATTGACGCTGTTCAGAACTTCACCACAGAGGTGAATAGTACGACAGGTTTCTGGCAGAACCCAGGATACTAA
- a CDS encoding glycoside hydrolase family 57 protein has protein sequence MKTICLYFEIHQITHLKRYRFFDIGTDHYYYDDYENERSISEIAEKSYMPALNALLEMIHQSDKYFKVAFSLSGVGMEQLEMHAPQVLEKLQELNATGCVEFLAEPYSHGLASLVNEDSFAKEVKRQASKIKEYFGKEPTVLRNSSLIYSDDIGLQASQMGFEGMLTEGAKHVLGWKSPHYVYHCPIAPNLKLLLRDIRLSDDISLRFNNSSWDGYPLFADTYINEIAALPQEEQIINIFMELSALGIAQPLSSNILEFFKALPECARQKGITFSTPSEICKKMKSVGELNVPDTLSWVDEERDVSTWLGNPMQREAFNKLYSVADRVRIANDPRINQDWDYLQASNNFRFMTTKPSNVGLDRGIYSSPFDAFTNYMNILGDFLNLVNSLHPEMDNEQLDNYMTSVTNMEEEIEMKDKEITRLQAKLDKIEKEVEKLREAQKPAKTATKKTATKKAPAKTAAKPAAKKTTDK, from the coding sequence ATGAAGACAATTTGTTTATATTTCGAGATACATCAGATTACCCATCTGAAACGCTACCGCTTCTTCGACATCGGTACTGATCATTATTACTATGATGATTACGAGAATGAGCGTTCTATCAGCGAGATAGCTGAGAAGTCATATATGCCAGCGCTCAATGCCCTGTTGGAGATGATCCATCAGAGTGACAAGTATTTCAAGGTAGCCTTTTCACTCTCAGGAGTCGGCATGGAACAGTTGGAAATGCATGCTCCTCAGGTATTGGAAAAATTGCAGGAACTGAATGCTACCGGTTGTGTAGAGTTCCTCGCAGAGCCATATTCTCATGGTCTTGCCTCTCTCGTCAATGAGGATAGCTTTGCCAAGGAGGTTAAGCGTCAGGCTTCCAAGATCAAGGAATATTTCGGTAAGGAGCCAACTGTGCTTCGCAATTCATCACTCATTTACAGCGATGATATTGGTTTGCAGGCTTCTCAGATGGGCTTCGAAGGTATGTTGACCGAAGGTGCCAAGCATGTATTGGGCTGGAAGTCTCCACACTATGTTTATCATTGTCCGATAGCTCCAAATCTGAAGCTTTTGCTCCGTGATATCCGTTTGAGCGATGATATCTCTTTGCGTTTCAATAATAGTAGTTGGGATGGTTATCCACTTTTTGCTGATACCTATATCAATGAGATAGCAGCTTTGCCACAGGAAGAGCAGATTATCAATATCTTCATGGAACTGTCAGCCCTTGGTATTGCCCAGCCATTGTCCAGTAATATTCTCGAGTTCTTCAAGGCATTGCCGGAATGTGCACGCCAGAAGGGCATTACCTTCTCTACACCTTCAGAGATCTGCAAGAAGATGAAGTCAGTGGGCGAGTTGAATGTACCTGATACATTGAGTTGGGTGGATGAGGAGCGTGATGTCAGCACATGGCTCGGAAATCCGATGCAGCGTGAGGCTTTCAACAAACTCTATAGTGTAGCCGACCGTGTACGTATTGCCAATGATCCTCGTATCAATCAGGACTGGGATTACTTGCAGGCAAGCAATAACTTCCGTTTCATGACTACCAAGCCAAGTAATGTGGGTCTTGACCGTGGTATCTATTCAAGTCCATTTGATGCTTTCACAAATTACATGAACATTCTGGGCGACTTCCTCAACCTAGTAAACTCTCTCCATCCAGAGATGGACAATGAGCAGCTCGATAATTACATGACCAGTGTAACCAATATGGAGGAGGAGATAGAGATGAAGGATAAGGAAATCACCCGTCTCCAGGCTAAGTTGGACAAGATAGAAAAGGAAGTAGAGAAACTGCGTGAAGCACAGAAACCTGCCAAGACTGCTACAAAGAAGACTGCTACAAAGAAGGCACCTGCCAAGACAGCAGCAAAACCTGCTGCCAAGAAAACTACTGATAAGTAG
- a CDS encoding glycogen debranching enzyme N-terminal domain-containing protein has translation MSYLKFEKALMTNLQESLPKELLRTNRSGAYSCSTIVDCNTRKYHGLLVIPVPELDGDNHVLLSSLDPTVIQHGAEFNLGLHKYQGNNFSPMGHKYIREFDCDKVPTTLYRVGGVILKKEVVFQHYEDRILIRYTMVDCHSATTLRFRPFLAFRSVRQFTHENGTASREYSAVDNGIKTCMYAGYPDLYMQFSKNNEFVFAPDWYRGVEYPKEQERGYASNEDLYVPGYFEMPIKKGESIVFAASTSEIKTGTLKKLFDKEVAERAPRDNFFHCLVNAAHQFHRREKNDDRYILAGYPWFKCRARDTFISLPGLTLSIEENDYFELVMKTAMKGYQEFMEGKDITVNITELEQPDVPLWAIWALQQYAKETSKEECLKKYGKFIKSVMLFIEGNHHPNLELHPNGLLYADGKNKAVTWMNSTANGKPVAPRSGYIVEFNALWYNALCFCAALCELEGKQERQQHLLELAEKTKQSFLDTFLNEYGYLYDYVDGNMIDWSVRPNMIFPVAFDYSPLSQDQKKKVLDICTRELLTPKGLRSLSPKSGGYNPVYVGPQSQRDYAYHQGTAWPWLGGFYMEASLKLYRRTRLSFIERQMVGYEDEMSYHCLGTISELFDGNPPFAGRGAISFAMNVAEILRALELLDKYQY, from the coding sequence ATGAGTTATCTAAAATTCGAAAAGGCCCTGATGACCAACCTACAGGAGTCATTGCCGAAGGAGTTGCTTAGAACCAACCGCTCGGGTGCTTATTCGTGCTCTACGATTGTTGACTGTAATACTCGAAAGTATCACGGTTTGCTGGTTATCCCTGTTCCAGAACTGGATGGCGACAATCATGTATTGCTGAGTTCTCTCGATCCTACAGTCATTCAGCATGGCGCTGAATTCAATCTCGGATTGCACAAGTATCAAGGCAACAACTTTAGCCCGATGGGCCATAAATACATTCGTGAGTTTGATTGCGATAAGGTGCCAACAACGCTTTACCGTGTAGGTGGTGTCATCTTAAAGAAAGAGGTCGTTTTTCAGCATTATGAAGATCGCATCTTGATCAGATACACCATGGTGGATTGTCATTCAGCTACCACCTTGCGTTTCCGTCCATTCTTGGCATTCAGAAGCGTGCGTCAGTTTACCCATGAGAATGGAACAGCATCCCGTGAGTATTCAGCAGTGGATAATGGTATCAAGACTTGTATGTATGCAGGTTATCCAGACCTTTATATGCAGTTCTCCAAGAATAACGAGTTTGTTTTTGCCCCAGACTGGTATCGTGGTGTGGAGTATCCTAAGGAGCAGGAGCGTGGCTATGCTTCCAATGAGGACCTTTATGTACCTGGTTATTTTGAGATGCCAATCAAGAAAGGTGAGAGCATTGTCTTTGCTGCATCTACATCTGAAATCAAGACCGGTACATTGAAGAAACTTTTTGATAAGGAAGTGGCAGAAAGAGCCCCTCGTGACAATTTCTTCCATTGTCTTGTCAATGCTGCCCATCAGTTCCACCGTCGTGAGAAAAATGATGACCGATACATTCTGGCTGGTTATCCTTGGTTCAAGTGCCGTGCGCGAGATACATTTATTTCTTTGCCGGGTCTTACCCTCTCTATAGAGGAAAATGACTACTTTGAACTGGTGATGAAGACTGCCATGAAGGGATATCAGGAATTCATGGAAGGAAAGGATATCACGGTGAATATTACCGAATTGGAACAGCCGGATGTTCCTCTCTGGGCAATCTGGGCTCTTCAGCAGTATGCTAAGGAAACCAGCAAGGAGGAATGTCTGAAGAAATATGGTAAGTTCATCAAGAGTGTCATGCTCTTTATCGAAGGCAATCACCATCCTAATCTGGAATTGCATCCTAACGGACTCCTTTACGCTGATGGAAAGAATAAGGCTGTGACATGGATGAACTCTACTGCCAACGGAAAACCTGTAGCTCCAAGAAGTGGCTATATTGTGGAATTCAATGCGTTGTGGTACAATGCATTGTGCTTCTGTGCTGCTCTCTGCGAACTGGAAGGCAAGCAAGAGAGACAACAGCATCTTCTGGAATTGGCAGAGAAGACCAAGCAGTCTTTCCTCGATACTTTCCTCAATGAGTATGGTTATCTCTATGACTATGTAGATGGTAACATGATCGATTGGAGTGTTCGACCTAATATGATTTTCCCAGTCGCTTTCGACTATTCTCCTCTTTCTCAAGACCAGAAGAAGAAAGTGCTCGATATCTGTACACGTGAACTCCTGACCCCTAAGGGATTGCGCTCTCTTTCTCCTAAGAGTGGCGGTTATAATCCTGTCTATGTAGGTCCTCAGAGCCAGCGAGATTATGCATATCATCAGGGTACTGCATGGCCTTGGCTCGGCGGTTTCTATATGGAGGCAAGTTTGAAACTCTACAGAAGAACCCGATTGAGTTTCATCGAGCGCCAGATGGTGGGATATGAAGATGAAATGTCTTATCATTGTCTCGGTACCATCAGCGAACTCTTTGATGGTAACCCTCCATTTGCTGGACGTGGTGCCATTTCCTTTGCCATGAATGTGGCAGAGATTCTGCGTGCACTCGAATTACTCGATAAGTATCAATATTAA
- a CDS encoding glycosyltransferase family 4 protein — protein MKVLMFGWEYPPHVFGGLATANFGISQGLHAQGDIETILCLPHPFGDEDRSACKIVAMNSVPIAWRDVNHDYVQQRVGNIMNPDDYFRYRDHIYADFNYMNVNDLGCMDFAGGYPSNLHDEINNYSIIAGVVARSEEFDIIHAHDWLTFPAGIHAKRVSGKPLCIHVHATDFDRSRGKVNPTVYSIEKDGMDNADCIMCVSELTRQTVINQYHQDPRKCFAMHNAVYPLKQEWQDIPRPDHQGKEKVVTFLGRLTMQKGPEYFVEAANMVLHRTRNVRFCMAGSGDMMDQMIYLAAERGIADRFHFPGFMRGKQVYECLKDSDVYVMPSVSEPFGISPLEAMQCGTPTIISKQSGCGEILTNCIKVDYWDIHALADAIYSICHNESLFDYLSVEGKKEVDQITWEKVGARIRDLYLKTLGWK, from the coding sequence ATGAAAGTATTAATGTTTGGATGGGAGTATCCTCCTCATGTATTTGGTGGTTTGGCTACTGCTAACTTTGGTATTTCTCAGGGCTTGCATGCCCAGGGTGACATTGAAACCATACTCTGTCTTCCTCATCCTTTCGGTGATGAGGACCGCAGTGCTTGTAAGATTGTGGCCATGAATAGTGTGCCTATCGCCTGGCGTGATGTCAATCATGATTACGTACAGCAGCGAGTAGGCAATATTATGAATCCGGATGACTATTTCCGTTATCGCGATCATATCTATGCCGACTTCAACTATATGAATGTCAACGACCTCGGATGTATGGATTTTGCAGGTGGTTATCCATCCAATCTCCACGACGAGATCAACAACTATAGCATCATTGCCGGTGTGGTAGCTCGAAGTGAGGAATTTGATATTATCCATGCTCACGACTGGCTGACTTTCCCTGCTGGTATTCATGCCAAGAGGGTGAGTGGTAAACCATTGTGCATTCACGTGCATGCTACCGATTTCGACCGTAGCCGTGGTAAGGTAAACCCTACCGTTTATTCCATCGAGAAGGATGGTATGGACAATGCTGACTGTATCATGTGTGTATCTGAGTTGACCCGACAGACGGTCATCAATCAGTATCACCAGGATCCACGCAAGTGCTTTGCTATGCACAATGCGGTATATCCATTGAAGCAGGAGTGGCAGGATATTCCTCGTCCTGATCATCAGGGCAAGGAGAAGGTGGTTACATTCTTGGGTCGTCTCACCATGCAAAAGGGACCTGAATATTTCGTTGAGGCTGCCAATATGGTGCTTCATCGTACCCGTAATGTGCGTTTCTGCATGGCTGGTTCAGGAGATATGATGGATCAGATGATTTATCTTGCAGCAGAGCGAGGTATTGCCGATCGTTTCCATTTCCCTGGTTTCATGCGTGGCAAGCAGGTGTATGAGTGCCTGAAGGATTCCGATGTCTATGTCATGCCTTCTGTGAGTGAACCTTTCGGTATCTCTCCTTTGGAGGCCATGCAGTGTGGTACACCTACCATCATTTCCAAGCAGAGTGGTTGCGGTGAGATTCTTACCAACTGCATCAAGGTAGATTACTGGGATATTCATGCCCTTGCAGATGCCATCTACAGTATCTGTCATAATGAGAGTCTTTTCGACTATCTTTCTGTGGAGGGCAAGAAGGAAGTTGACCAGATTACCTGGGAAAAGGTGGGTGCCCGCATCAGGGACTTATACCTTAAAACCTTAGGATGGAAGTAG
- a CDS encoding SusC/RagA family TonB-linked outer membrane protein, whose translation MYQQLKRVSMALALGSVCFGAFAQQKTIKGTVKDSNGEPMIGVSVVPEGMAGLGSVTDLDGNFSINGVNPSTVLKFTYIGYKEKKVKVGAQNSVDIVMEEDNNSLDELVVIGYGVVKKRDLTGSVASIKSDDLKNVASSNAMQAMQAKIPGMDLQQSSGESGSGVSINLRGARSMLASNNPLILVDGVAYGSTLDLNPSDIESMEVLKDASSTAIYGTRGANGVIIITTKRGKAGKTSVGFNFYNSFNSATNAANSMYGAKEVQRLIDKSAYSTWYKGADKTLEAYNTVLGSITPESVLTNKLDDGTSTFDIYNDGSYTDWGDLLLKNSTSQNYEVNVAGGSEKTNFNISLGAMYDRGLMKNDQMSRYNGKVNIDHRINKVVKVGSSLLFTYKNWNRRNSGVYNQALKMTSITHPYLTDGSINATPNPWYAAHCSPLLDDVDGAYQNNTESTRFFGNAYVEVAPLKGLNLRSMFAVDRSDSRNGLYQDYQSQQRYQSPSTSYIRQIRNNSTAITWDNTINYNTTIAEKHDLTALLGHELTQTVTESSTVGGDAGATHYYESGYNDLSKILSPVTTSTYVKTSMLSFFGRLNYSYASKYLLTASLRADGSSTLAKGHKWGYFPSVAGGWRMIEESWLKDQKVLSNLKLRASWGISGNAAIDAYSTLTSLSANTYYYYLGNTDVSGKIPSQLGNPNLTWEKTSSFNLGLDFGFLDGRISGSIDYYWNHTYDLLFYKTAPASSFPTVIDNIGKTKGQGLEISLMTDIVRTKNFDWTANWSYSHFKDEITELTGGVDKYVSGTKGLFVGNRVNAFYDYKVLGEWGIGEFDQYVEDFKAAHEGKKPGCTGTKGYGTPGSPKILDKDGDGNITSDDRVLYNQDPNHVFGMTNTFTYKDFSLSVQLMARLGGYISYAMNEQLNFESANWGDAIDYWTPTNTDAKFPNPGLDTNSSKIWSTYKSAFTYEKADYFKIKDITLSYNVPAKWLHTIGMNKARVYCSMKNFMTWSKIDNYDPERGGSISFPMQKQVVIGLNVEF comes from the coding sequence ATGTATCAACAACTGAAACGTGTCAGTATGGCACTGGCTTTAGGCTCTGTTTGTTTTGGTGCTTTTGCACAACAGAAAACAATCAAGGGTACAGTGAAGGATTCTAATGGCGAACCAATGATTGGCGTTAGTGTTGTTCCTGAAGGAATGGCAGGCTTAGGCTCTGTCACCGATTTGGATGGTAACTTTTCTATTAACGGAGTTAATCCATCTACAGTTCTCAAATTTACCTATATCGGTTACAAGGAAAAGAAGGTAAAGGTAGGTGCACAGAACTCAGTCGATATCGTGATGGAGGAAGACAACAATTCTCTGGATGAATTGGTTGTCATCGGCTATGGCGTAGTGAAGAAACGCGATTTGACAGGTTCTGTCGCTTCCATCAAGTCTGACGATCTTAAGAATGTAGCTTCATCCAATGCGATGCAGGCGATGCAGGCTAAGATTCCTGGCATGGACTTGCAGCAGTCAAGTGGTGAGTCAGGTTCTGGTGTAAGCATCAATCTCCGTGGTGCCCGTTCTATGTTGGCATCCAATAATCCGTTGATTCTTGTGGATGGAGTGGCTTATGGTTCTACGCTCGACCTTAATCCATCAGATATTGAGTCTATGGAGGTATTGAAGGATGCTTCTTCTACTGCTATCTATGGTACCCGTGGTGCCAATGGTGTTATCATCATTACTACTAAGCGTGGTAAGGCCGGTAAGACTTCAGTAGGATTCAATTTCTACAATTCTTTCAACAGTGCTACCAATGCAGCAAATTCTATGTACGGTGCAAAGGAAGTACAGCGCCTGATAGACAAGAGTGCTTATTCGACTTGGTATAAAGGTGCTGACAAGACTTTGGAGGCTTACAATACCGTGCTCGGCAGCATCACTCCTGAAAGTGTACTGACCAATAAACTGGATGATGGTACATCTACATTCGATATTTATAATGATGGTTCCTATACTGATTGGGGCGATTTGCTCTTGAAAAACAGTACCTCTCAGAACTATGAAGTAAATGTAGCTGGTGGTAGTGAAAAGACCAATTTCAATATTTCCTTGGGTGCTATGTACGACCGTGGTTTGATGAAGAACGATCAGATGAGCCGCTACAATGGTAAGGTGAATATCGACCATCGCATCAATAAGGTTGTGAAGGTAGGATCCAGCTTACTCTTTACTTACAAAAACTGGAATCGTCGTAATTCCGGTGTTTACAACCAGGCTTTGAAGATGACCTCCATTACTCATCCATATTTGACAGATGGAAGCATCAATGCAACTCCAAACCCTTGGTATGCAGCTCACTGTTCTCCATTGCTGGATGATGTGGATGGTGCTTATCAGAATAATACAGAGTCAACCCGTTTCTTCGGCAATGCTTATGTGGAGGTTGCTCCTCTGAAGGGTCTGAACTTGCGCTCTATGTTTGCTGTAGATAGAAGCGACTCACGCAATGGCTTGTATCAGGACTATCAGAGTCAGCAGAGATACCAGTCTCCTTCTACCAGCTATATTCGTCAGATTAGAAATAACTCTACTGCGATTACATGGGATAATACCATCAATTACAATACTACGATAGCAGAGAAGCATGATTTGACAGCATTGCTTGGTCATGAGTTGACCCAGACAGTGACAGAAAGTTCTACCGTAGGCGGTGATGCAGGTGCTACTCATTATTATGAGAGCGGTTACAATGATCTGTCTAAGATCCTTTCTCCTGTGACAACTTCTACCTACGTCAAGACTTCCATGTTGTCATTCTTTGGTCGTTTGAACTATTCTTATGCCAGCAAGTATCTGTTGACCGCTTCACTTCGTGCTGATGGTTCATCTACTTTGGCAAAGGGTCACAAGTGGGGTTACTTCCCATCTGTAGCAGGTGGTTGGAGAATGATCGAGGAGAGTTGGTTGAAAGACCAGAAAGTTTTGAGCAACTTGAAACTTCGTGCTTCTTGGGGTATTTCCGGTAATGCAGCTATTGACGCTTATTCTACATTGACATCACTGAGTGCCAATACCTATTATTACTATTTAGGCAACACAGATGTATCTGGTAAGATTCCAAGCCAGTTGGGTAATCCTAACCTGACATGGGAGAAGACCTCATCATTCAACCTTGGTCTCGACTTCGGTTTCCTCGATGGCCGTATCAGCGGTAGCATTGATTACTATTGGAACCATACCTACGATTTGTTGTTCTATAAGACAGCACCTGCATCATCATTCCCTACCGTTATCGACAATATCGGTAAGACAAAGGGACAGGGTCTTGAGATCTCTTTGATGACAGATATCGTTCGTACCAAGAACTTCGACTGGACAGCCAACTGGTCTTACTCTCATTTCAAGGATGAGATTACTGAGTTGACAGGTGGTGTTGATAAGTATGTATCTGGTACCAAGGGCTTGTTCGTAGGCAATCGTGTAAACGCATTCTATGATTACAAGGTACTCGGTGAGTGGGGTATTGGTGAGTTCGACCAGTATGTAGAAGACTTTAAGGCTGCACATGAAGGCAAGAAGCCAGGTTGCACAGGTACCAAGGGCTATGGTACACCAGGTTCTCCAAAGATTTTGGATAAGGATGGTGATGGCAATATCACCTCTGACGACCGTGTACTCTACAACCAGGATCCTAACCATGTATTCGGTATGACCAATACATTCACCTATAAGGACTTCTCACTCTCAGTACAGTTGATGGCTCGTTTGGGCGGTTATATTTCATACGCAATGAATGAGCAGTTGAACTTTGAGTCTGCTAACTGGGGTGATGCTATCGATTATTGGACACCAACCAATACAGATGCAAAATTCCCTAACCCAGGTTTGGATACTAATTCCAGCAAGATCTGGTCAACTTACAAGTCTGCGTTCACATACGAAAAGGCTGATTACTTCAAGATTAAGGATATCACCCTTTCTTATAATGTGCCAGCTAAGTGGTTGCATACTATCGGTATGAATAAGGCTCGAGTATATTGCTCAATGAAGAACTTCATGACATGGAGTAAGATTGACAACTACGACCCAGAGCGTGGTGGTAGCATCTCATTCCCTATGCAGAAGCAGGTTGTAATCGGTCTTAATGTAGAATTCTAA